In a single window of the Bos javanicus breed banteng chromosome 16, ARS-OSU_banteng_1.0, whole genome shotgun sequence genome:
- the ENO1 gene encoding alpha-enolase isoform X1 — MSILKVHAREIFDSRGNPTVEVDLFTAKGLFRAAVPSGASTGIYEALELRDNDKTRYMGKGVSKAVEHINKTIAPALVSKKLNVVEQEKIDKLMIEMDGTENKSKFGANAILGVSLAVCKAGAVEKGVPLYRHIADLAGNAEVILPVPAFNVINGGSHAGNKLAMQEFMILPVGAENFREAMRIGAEVYHNLKNVIKEKYGKDATNVGDEGGFAPNILENKEALELLKNAIGKAGYSDKVVIGMDVAASEFYRSGKYDLDFKSPDDPSRYITPDELANLYKSFIRDYPVVSIEDPFDQDDWEAWQKFTASAGIQVVGDDLTVTNPKRIAKAVSEKSCNCLLLKVNQIGSVTESLQACKLAQSNGWGVMVSHRSGETEDTFIADLVVGLCTGQIKTGAPCRSERLAKYNQILRIEEELGSKAKFAGRSFRNPLAK, encoded by the exons ATGTCCATCCTGAAGGTCCACGCCAGAGAGATCTTTGACTCTCGTGGGAATCCCACCGTTGAGGTTGATCTCTTCACCGCGAAAG GTCTCTTCAGAGCTGCTGTGCCCAGTGGCGCCTCAACTGGAATCTATGAGGCCCTGGAGCTCCGGGACAATGATAAGACGCGCTACATGGGGAAAG GTGTCTCAAAGGCTGTTGAGCACATCAATAAAACTATTGCGCCTGCCCTGGTTAGCAAG AAGCTGAACGTCGTGGAGCAGGAGAAGATCGACAAGCTGATGATAGAGATGGACGGCACAGAAAATAAGT CCAAGTTTGGTGCGAACGCCATCCTGGGCGTGTCCCTGGCTGTCTGCAAGGCTGGTGCTGTGGAGAAGGGGGTGCCCCTCTACCGCCACATCGCCGACTTGGCTGGCAATGCTGAGGTCATCCTGCCAGTTCCG gcTTTCAATGTCATCAACGGTGGCTCTCATGCTGGCAACAAGCTGGCCATGCAGGAGTTTATGATCCTTCCTGTTGGGGCCGAAAACTTCCGGGAGGCCATGCGCATCGGAGCAGAGGTTTACCACAACCTGAAGAATGTCATCAAGGAGAAATATGGGAAGGATGCCACCAACGTGGGAGATGAGGGCGGCTTTGCCCCCAACATCCTGGAGAACAAAGAAG CCCTGGAGCTGCTGAAGAATGCCATCGGCAAGGCTGGCTACAGCGACAAGGTCGTCATCGGCATGGACGTAGCTGCCTCTGAGTTCTACAGGTCGGGCAAGTATGACCTGGACTTCAAGTCGCCCGATGACCCCAGCAGGTACATCACACCCGACGAGCTGGCCAACCTGTACAAGTCCTTCATCAGGGACTACCCAG TGGTGTCTATCGAGGACCCCTTCGACCAGGATGACTGGGAAGCTTGGCAGAAGTTCACTGCCAGTGCAGGGATCCAGGTGGTGGGGGATGACCTCACGGTGACCAACCCCAAGCGGATCGCCAAGGCCGTGAGCGAGAAATCGTGCAACTGCCTCCTGCTGAAAGTGAACCAGATTGGCTCTGTGACCGAGTCCCTGCAGGC GTGCAAGCTGGCCCAGTCCAACGGGTGGGGCGTCATGGTGTCTCATCGCTCCGGGGAGACTGAGGACACCTTCATTGCTGACTTGGTGGTGGGGCTGTGCACGGGGCAG ATCAAGACTGGTGCCCCTTGCCGATCCGAGCGCTTGGCCAAGTACAACCAGATCCTCAG AATTGAAGAGGAACTGGGCAGCAAGGCCAAGTTTGCCGGCAGGAGCTTCAGAAACCCGCTCGCCAAGTAA
- the ENO1 gene encoding alpha-enolase isoform X2 — protein sequence MSILKVHAREIFDSRGNPTVEVDLFTAKGLFRAAVPSGASTGIYEALELRDNDKTRYMGKGVSRPVKYINEFLAPALCTQKLNVVEQEKIDKLMIEMDGTENKSKFGANAILGVSLAVCKAGAVEKGVPLYRHIADLAGNAEVILPVPAFNVINGGSHAGNKLAMQEFMILPVGAENFREAMRIGAEVYHNLKNVIKEKYGKDATNVGDEGGFAPNILENKEALELLKNAIGKAGYSDKVVIGMDVAASEFYRSGKYDLDFKSPDDPSRYITPDELANLYKSFIRDYPVVSIEDPFDQDDWEAWQKFTASAGIQVVGDDLTVTNPKRIAKAVSEKSCNCLLLKVNQIGSVTESLQACKLAQSNGWGVMVSHRSGETEDTFIADLVVGLCTGQIKTGAPCRSERLAKYNQILRIEEELGSKAKFAGRSFRNPLAK from the exons ATGTCCATCCTGAAGGTCCACGCCAGAGAGATCTTTGACTCTCGTGGGAATCCCACCGTTGAGGTTGATCTCTTCACCGCGAAAG GTCTCTTCAGAGCTGCTGTGCCCAGTGGCGCCTCAACTGGAATCTATGAGGCCCTGGAGCTCCGGGACAATGATAAGACGCGCTACATGGGGAAAG GTGTCTCCAGACCCGTTAAGTATATTAACGAGTTCCTGGCGCCAGCCTTGTGCACACAG AAGCTGAACGTCGTGGAGCAGGAGAAGATCGACAAGCTGATGATAGAGATGGACGGCACAGAAAATAAGT CCAAGTTTGGTGCGAACGCCATCCTGGGCGTGTCCCTGGCTGTCTGCAAGGCTGGTGCTGTGGAGAAGGGGGTGCCCCTCTACCGCCACATCGCCGACTTGGCTGGCAATGCTGAGGTCATCCTGCCAGTTCCG gcTTTCAATGTCATCAACGGTGGCTCTCATGCTGGCAACAAGCTGGCCATGCAGGAGTTTATGATCCTTCCTGTTGGGGCCGAAAACTTCCGGGAGGCCATGCGCATCGGAGCAGAGGTTTACCACAACCTGAAGAATGTCATCAAGGAGAAATATGGGAAGGATGCCACCAACGTGGGAGATGAGGGCGGCTTTGCCCCCAACATCCTGGAGAACAAAGAAG CCCTGGAGCTGCTGAAGAATGCCATCGGCAAGGCTGGCTACAGCGACAAGGTCGTCATCGGCATGGACGTAGCTGCCTCTGAGTTCTACAGGTCGGGCAAGTATGACCTGGACTTCAAGTCGCCCGATGACCCCAGCAGGTACATCACACCCGACGAGCTGGCCAACCTGTACAAGTCCTTCATCAGGGACTACCCAG TGGTGTCTATCGAGGACCCCTTCGACCAGGATGACTGGGAAGCTTGGCAGAAGTTCACTGCCAGTGCAGGGATCCAGGTGGTGGGGGATGACCTCACGGTGACCAACCCCAAGCGGATCGCCAAGGCCGTGAGCGAGAAATCGTGCAACTGCCTCCTGCTGAAAGTGAACCAGATTGGCTCTGTGACCGAGTCCCTGCAGGC GTGCAAGCTGGCCCAGTCCAACGGGTGGGGCGTCATGGTGTCTCATCGCTCCGGGGAGACTGAGGACACCTTCATTGCTGACTTGGTGGTGGGGCTGTGCACGGGGCAG ATCAAGACTGGTGCCCCTTGCCGATCCGAGCGCTTGGCCAAGTACAACCAGATCCTCAG AATTGAAGAGGAACTGGGCAGCAAGGCCAAGTTTGCCGGCAGGAGCTTCAGAAACCCGCTCGCCAAGTAA